Genomic window (Caldinitratiruptor microaerophilus):
GCGGCGACCACCGGCCCGGCGAGCGGGCCCCGGCCCGCCTCGTCCACCCCGGCGACGGCCACCAGGCCCCGCCGCCACAGCACGCGCTCCATCCGCAGGTCCGCCACGTCCCGTCCCTCCACGGGGCTGTCCCCCACCAGATGTCCGATGTTCTCGGCCGCGCGCCGGGCCTCCTGCACCGCCGGGGCGGCAGGAGGGGATCACCGGCCGCCCATGCGGGCCGCACCGTCCGGGGTGCGCGGGCAGAAGGCGCGCCGGGGCCTGGTTGAGATCGGCGCCGCCGCCGTGCTATCCTGGGCTTGTCCAGCCCCGAGAACGGAGGGATCCGGGTGGCAGAGATCCCAGGCGCCCCCGTCGCGGAGGGAAGCCCGGCCCCGGACTTCACCCTGCCCGCCCAGGACGGGCGGGAGGTCTCCCTGCGCGACTTCCGCGGGAAGAACGTGGTCCTGTACTTCTACTCGAAGGACGACACCCCGGGCTGAACCCGCGAGGCGAGCTCGTTCCGGGACCTCCACGGCGAGTTCGAGCGCGCCGGCACGGTGGTCCTCGGGGTGAGCCGGGACAGTGTGCGGTCGCACACCCGGTTCGCGGAGAAGCTGGGCCTCCCGTTCCTCCTGCTGAGCGACGCGGAGGGGAAGGTAGCGACCCTCTACGGGGTCCTCAAGGAGAAGGTCCGCTACGGCAAGCCGTCGGTGGGGATCGAGCGGTCGACCTTCGTGATCGACCGTGACGGGGTCGTCCGCAAGGCGTACCGGAACGTGAAGGTCGACGGCCACGCCGAGAAGGTGCTCGATTTCGTCCGGACGAACCTGACGTGAGTTGCCGGACTCCCGCGCGGGGGAGGCGGGCTCATCCGCCCGCCTCCCCCGCCGCGGCTTCGGCGGCCCGGCTGAGGGCGGCCACCTGCTCGTCCGTCAGCCGCCACTCGAGCGCGGCCAGGCTCTGGGCGAACTGCTCCGGGGAGGACGAGCCCACGATCGCCGTCGACACGGCCGGGTTCGCCAGCACCCAGTTGAGGGCGACCTCCAGGGGAGGCCGGCCCAGGCCGGCGGCGAACCGCTCGACCGCCCCGGCGATCGCCAGGTTGCGCGGGGTGAGGCGAAGCTGCTGCCAGCTGGGGTTCTGGTAGCCCCGGGAGCCGGGCGGGGCCTCGCCGCCGCGGTACTTGCCCGTGAGCACGCCGCCGGCGATGGGGCTGTAGACGAGGACCCCCACCCCGAGCTGCAGGCAGCACGGGAACAGCTCTCGCTCCGGTTCCCGGTGGGCCAGGTTGTAGCGGGGCTGCACCGAGACGAAGGGCTCGAGACCGAGCCGCTCGCTCACCCCGAGAGCCCAGGCGATCTGCCAGGCCGCCCAGTTCGAACAGCCGATGTAGCGGACCTTACCCTGGCGCACGAGGTCGTCGAGCGCGCGGAGCGTCTCCTCCACGGGCACCTCCGGGTCGAACCGGTGCACCTGGTAGAGGTCGATGTAGTCGGTGCCCAGGCGCCGCAGGCTCGCCTCCACCGCCTGCATGACGTGATGGCGGCTGAGCCCCCGGTCGTTGGGGCCCGGACCGGTGGGCATGTACACCTTCGTGGCCAGCACCACCTTGTCGCGGCGCCCCTCCAGGGCCCGGCCCACGATGCGCTCGCTCTCGCCCCCGGCGTAGACGTCGGCGGTGTCGATGACGTTGACGCCTGCGTCGAGGGCCTGGTGGATGATCCGGATGGCAGTCGGTTCCTCCACCTTCTCGCCGAACGTCATCGTCCCCACGCTCAACACGGACACCTTGAGCCCGCTTCTGCCGAGCCGGCGGTACTCCACGCGCCGTCCCCTCCCGGACGATCTGCTTGCTCAAGTCAAGACTACCCTTCCCGGCCGGGCCCGCGCGCTCCTGCCAGCCCCCCTCACGATACCGAAGCGGGGGCTGGTATGTCCTCGAGTGCCACCGCGGACGACAGAACGCCGACTTGCGAGTAACGCCGGGGCGGATCGGGCCTCAGGACCCGTCGTCGTCGGGGCGCCTGGGACATCGCAGTACATGACCCGCCGGGCGGGCCGGCGTTCACATATGTGACCGGAGACCGCGGCGACGTGAAGAGCCACCGCACGATCCCGAGGCCCGATCACGCAAACCCCGGTTTTACCATGCGCCAGTGAGGTGCCAGGAGGCGCATGTCCCACCAGACGGAACAAAACGCACATCTTGAACCCCGGGAGCTTACCTTGCCTGTCAAGATCTGCGTCCCCACGTCCGCGCAAGGGCTCGA
Coding sequences:
- a CDS encoding aldo/keto reductase, producing the protein MEYRRLGRSGLKVSVLSVGTMTFGEKVEEPTAIRIIHQALDAGVNVIDTADVYAGGESERIVGRALEGRRDKVVLATKVYMPTGPGPNDRGLSRHHVMQAVEASLRRLGTDYIDLYQVHRFDPEVPVEETLRALDDLVRQGKVRYIGCSNWAAWQIAWALGVSERLGLEPFVSVQPRYNLAHREPERELFPCCLQLGVGVLVYSPIAGGVLTGKYRGGEAPPGSRGYQNPSWQQLRLTPRNLAIAGAVERFAAGLGRPPLEVALNWVLANPAVSTAIVGSSSPEQFAQSLAALEWRLTDEQVAALSRAAEAAAGEAGG
- a CDS encoding peroxiredoxin, coding for MPGAPVAEGSPAPDFTLPAQDGREVSLRDFRGKNVVLYFYSKDDTPGUTREASSFRDLHGEFERAGTVVLGVSRDSVRSHTRFAEKLGLPFLLLSDAEGKVATLYGVLKEKVRYGKPSVGIERSTFVIDRDGVVRKAYRNVKVDGHAEKVLDFVRTNLT